The following proteins come from a genomic window of Heptranchias perlo isolate sHepPer1 chromosome 14, sHepPer1.hap1, whole genome shotgun sequence:
- the LOC137332624 gene encoding LOW QUALITY PROTEIN: neuromedin-U receptor 2-like (The sequence of the model RefSeq protein was modified relative to this genomic sequence to represent the inferred CDS: inserted 2 bases in 1 codon; substituted 1 base at 1 genomic stop codon) — protein MSWKRNSSLLANAPEADFLMSYLSDAEDYLTFLCGPRGCPVLLPMNLVXMLIFLIGMVGNLLICLVILKTKGMKSPNNFYLFSLAVSDPLLLLFGLPLGAYEMWRNYPFXLGLVGSYFRTSLFEMSCFASVLNVTALSVERHAAMVHPFRAKSSSGRRRALKTIALPWLLSPLLSIANTSIHGLEFGALPNGSVLLKSATCTVVKPLWISRYIVQGTAFLFDILPVGVISALYCLMSIRLCYEDSLITVKAGPRQQEVSMLGSCNTSKSAGSLNPQRPQSSSLCSSHLSRSVTNT, from the exons ATGAGCTGGAAAAGGAATTCCTCATTATTGGCAAATGCTCCTGAAGCTGATTTCTTGATGAGCTATTTGAGTGACGCAGAGGATTACCTGACCTTCCTGTGTGGTCCCAGAGGGTGTCCTGTCTTGCTGCCCATGAACCTGGT GATGCTGATATTCCTGATTGGGATGGTGGGCAATCTGCTCATCTGTCTGGTCATCCTGAAGACTAAAGGCATGAAGAGCCCGAATAACTTCTACCTCTTCAGCCTGGCCGTCTCTGACCCCCTTTTGCTGCTCTTCGGACTCCCTCTGGGGGCCTATGAGATGTGGAGAAACTACCCATTCTGACTGGGTCTGGTCGGTTCCTACTTCAGGACTTCCCTCTTCGAGATGTCCTGCTTTGCCTCGGTGCTCAATGTGACGGCTCTGAGTGTGGAGAGGCACGCGGCGATGGTGCACCCGTTCAGGGCCAAGTCCAGCAGCGGCAGGCGGCGAGCCCTGAAGACCATCGCCCTGCCGTGGCTCCTGTCCCCGCTGCTCTCCATCGCCAACACCTCCATCCACGGCCTGGAGTTCGGGGCTCTGCCCAATGGCAGCGTGCTGCTCAAATCAGCCACTTGTACTGTGGTGAAGCCGCTCTGGATTTCCCGGTACATCGTCCAGGGCACAGCGTTCCTCTTCGACATCCTgcctgtgggagtgatcagtgccCTTTACTGTTTGATGAGCATCAGG TTGTGTTACGAAGACTCGCTAATCACGGTGAAAGCAGGGCCGCGGCAGCAGGAAGTGTCCATGCTGGGAAGCTGCAATACGTCCAAATCAGCAGGCAGTCTGAATCCACAACGGCCACAGAGCTCCTCACTCTGCAGCTCCCACCTCTCGCGCTCTGTGACCAACACGTGA